A portion of the Myripristis murdjan chromosome 13, fMyrMur1.1, whole genome shotgun sequence genome contains these proteins:
- the fam124b gene encoding protein FAM124B isoform X2 has translation METDFFYLLRSDCSRMSTSAIDLMARRVQQQQPQPQLLLMNMHLLANPGDSLLLQHTLDRLLRWLCPSLRIFHVSERAAPLRDYTRSRLRPVADYPSLAVTFFLHEAYGEERILRVLDFFQRPPWQYHHTESCGSRTRGVHITSSSSPASAMLRPYILPSRDFYTLGAGMPVWGVRPVHCGGEILRVTLYSGYDNYEDAVRLYETVLQRQAEEQKTGFCWFTLHTEPGLCLQLALKQLSPGVRVEPCSSAVLQFRVEEIGQLVPLLPNPCTPISTTRWQTEDLDGNKVLFQVKTPAQPQRPLTCAFPLPCPSVSPRGLQLRSSGHTPSQSHGAQPCSLTAPLSWPAHRQGHRTYPDPGLEKMYGGGGGESFGSGSCCSTPPSSSCYSSQRSSPAPAPSANHHDSPLRPSISRSLSHLLLEEEEEEEEEPETNVDTGVPVSSRSDMGFNITRSSSVDLLMAPRSERPAAVGASALEGLAKELSECLSRTRTLPQGASRTPQSSAGCADACSAGQGCGSRTVAAGQSPSRGQVVEMDRTTAEPCAKLLPARTHSAEPVDEFFI, from the exons AtggagacagattttttttacttgctccG atctGATTGCAGTAGGATGTCGACGTCCGCCA TTGACCTGATGGCCCGgcgtgtgcagcagcagcagccgcagccgCAGCTCCTGCTGATGAACATGCACCTCCTGGCTAACCCCGGAGACTCCCTGCTCCTGCAGCACACGCTGGACCGCCTGCTGCGCTGGCTCTGCCCCAGCCTGCGCATCTTCCATGTGTCAGAGAGGGCCGCTCCGCTCCGGGACTACACCCGCTCCCGCCTCCGTCCCGTTGCAG ACTACCCATCTTTGGCCGTCACCTTCTTCCTCCATGAGGCCTACGGGGAGGAGCGAATCCTGCGGGTGTTGGATTTCTTCCAGCGGCCACCCTGGCAGTACCACCACACCGAGAGCTGCGGCAGCCGGACCAGAGGGGTCCACATCACCTCCAGCAGCTCTCCAGCCAGCGCCATGCTGCGGCCATACATCCTGCCCAGCCGCGACTTCTACACCCTAGGGGCTGGGATGCCCGTGTGGGGGGTGCGGCCGGTGCACTGCGGAGGGGAGATTCTGAGAGTGACACTGTACAGTGGTTATGACAATTATGAGGATGCTGTGCGGCTCTATGAGACCGTGCTGCAGcgacaggcagaggagcagaagaCGGGCTTCTGTTGGTTCACTCTGCACACTG AGCCAGGCCTGTGCCTGCAGCTGGCCCTGAAGCAGCTGTCACCAGGGGTTCGGGTGGAGCCGTGCAGCTCTGCTGTGCTACAGTTCAGGGTGGAGGAAATCGGCCAGCTGGTTCCCCTGCTACCCAACCCCTGTACTCCCATCAGCACTACGCGCTGGCAGACAGAAGAcctggatggaaacaaagtTCTCTTCCAG GTGAAAACCCCGGCTCAGCCTCagcgacctctgacctgtgcTTTCCCCCTGCCCTGCCCCAGTGTGTCCCCTCGAGGACTGCAGCTCAGGAGCTCAGGACACACACCCAGCCAGAGCCACGGCGCACAGCCCTGCAGCCTTACCGCGCCGCTGTCCTGGCCAGCACACAGGCAAG GTCACAGAACGTACCCTGACCCTGGCCTGGAGAAGATGtatggaggaggtggaggagagagctTTGGCTCAGGTAGTTGCTGCAGCACTCCTCCAAGCAGCTCTTGCTACTCGTCCCAGCGCAGCAGCCCCGCCCCGGCCCCGAGTGCCAATCACCATGACTCTCCTCTGCGTCCTTCCATCTCCCGCTCCCTATCACATCTCCTCctcgaggaagaggaggaggaggaggaagagcctGAGACCAATGTAGACACAGGAGTCCCTGTCTCATCTCGCTCTGACATGGGGTTTAACATAACTCGCTCCTCCTCCGTGGACCTTTTGATGGCTCCTCGCTCCGAGAGGCCTGCAGCTGTTGGAGCCTCAGCTCTGGAGGGTCTGGCCAAGGAGCTGAGTGAATGTCTGTCCAGGACACGCACACTCCCTCAGGGAGCCTCTAGGACACCCCAGAGCTCTGCTGGTTGTGCAGATGCCTGTTCAGCCGGGCAGGGCTGTGGCAGCAGGACAGTAGCAGCTGGACAAAGTCCCTCCAGAGGGCAGGTGGTAGAGATGGATAGGACTACAGCTGAGCCCTGTGCCAAGCTTCTgccagcacgcacacacagtgcagAGCCAGTGGATGAGTTCTTCATCTGA
- the fam124b gene encoding protein FAM124B isoform X1 — MLRRPAVFKRTDDENVDSGAETAESDCSRMSTSAIDLMARRVQQQQPQPQLLLMNMHLLANPGDSLLLQHTLDRLLRWLCPSLRIFHVSERAAPLRDYTRSRLRPVADYPSLAVTFFLHEAYGEERILRVLDFFQRPPWQYHHTESCGSRTRGVHITSSSSPASAMLRPYILPSRDFYTLGAGMPVWGVRPVHCGGEILRVTLYSGYDNYEDAVRLYETVLQRQAEEQKTGFCWFTLHTEPGLCLQLALKQLSPGVRVEPCSSAVLQFRVEEIGQLVPLLPNPCTPISTTRWQTEDLDGNKVLFQVKTPAQPQRPLTCAFPLPCPSVSPRGLQLRSSGHTPSQSHGAQPCSLTAPLSWPAHRQGHRTYPDPGLEKMYGGGGGESFGSGSCCSTPPSSSCYSSQRSSPAPAPSANHHDSPLRPSISRSLSHLLLEEEEEEEEEPETNVDTGVPVSSRSDMGFNITRSSSVDLLMAPRSERPAAVGASALEGLAKELSECLSRTRTLPQGASRTPQSSAGCADACSAGQGCGSRTVAAGQSPSRGQVVEMDRTTAEPCAKLLPARTHSAEPVDEFFI; from the exons ATGCTTCGAAGACCGGCTGTGTTTAAGAGGACCGACGATGAAAACGTGGACTCCGGAGCTGAAACTGCCGA atctGATTGCAGTAGGATGTCGACGTCCGCCA TTGACCTGATGGCCCGgcgtgtgcagcagcagcagccgcagccgCAGCTCCTGCTGATGAACATGCACCTCCTGGCTAACCCCGGAGACTCCCTGCTCCTGCAGCACACGCTGGACCGCCTGCTGCGCTGGCTCTGCCCCAGCCTGCGCATCTTCCATGTGTCAGAGAGGGCCGCTCCGCTCCGGGACTACACCCGCTCCCGCCTCCGTCCCGTTGCAG ACTACCCATCTTTGGCCGTCACCTTCTTCCTCCATGAGGCCTACGGGGAGGAGCGAATCCTGCGGGTGTTGGATTTCTTCCAGCGGCCACCCTGGCAGTACCACCACACCGAGAGCTGCGGCAGCCGGACCAGAGGGGTCCACATCACCTCCAGCAGCTCTCCAGCCAGCGCCATGCTGCGGCCATACATCCTGCCCAGCCGCGACTTCTACACCCTAGGGGCTGGGATGCCCGTGTGGGGGGTGCGGCCGGTGCACTGCGGAGGGGAGATTCTGAGAGTGACACTGTACAGTGGTTATGACAATTATGAGGATGCTGTGCGGCTCTATGAGACCGTGCTGCAGcgacaggcagaggagcagaagaCGGGCTTCTGTTGGTTCACTCTGCACACTG AGCCAGGCCTGTGCCTGCAGCTGGCCCTGAAGCAGCTGTCACCAGGGGTTCGGGTGGAGCCGTGCAGCTCTGCTGTGCTACAGTTCAGGGTGGAGGAAATCGGCCAGCTGGTTCCCCTGCTACCCAACCCCTGTACTCCCATCAGCACTACGCGCTGGCAGACAGAAGAcctggatggaaacaaagtTCTCTTCCAG GTGAAAACCCCGGCTCAGCCTCagcgacctctgacctgtgcTTTCCCCCTGCCCTGCCCCAGTGTGTCCCCTCGAGGACTGCAGCTCAGGAGCTCAGGACACACACCCAGCCAGAGCCACGGCGCACAGCCCTGCAGCCTTACCGCGCCGCTGTCCTGGCCAGCACACAGGCAAG GTCACAGAACGTACCCTGACCCTGGCCTGGAGAAGATGtatggaggaggtggaggagagagctTTGGCTCAGGTAGTTGCTGCAGCACTCCTCCAAGCAGCTCTTGCTACTCGTCCCAGCGCAGCAGCCCCGCCCCGGCCCCGAGTGCCAATCACCATGACTCTCCTCTGCGTCCTTCCATCTCCCGCTCCCTATCACATCTCCTCctcgaggaagaggaggaggaggaggaagagcctGAGACCAATGTAGACACAGGAGTCCCTGTCTCATCTCGCTCTGACATGGGGTTTAACATAACTCGCTCCTCCTCCGTGGACCTTTTGATGGCTCCTCGCTCCGAGAGGCCTGCAGCTGTTGGAGCCTCAGCTCTGGAGGGTCTGGCCAAGGAGCTGAGTGAATGTCTGTCCAGGACACGCACACTCCCTCAGGGAGCCTCTAGGACACCCCAGAGCTCTGCTGGTTGTGCAGATGCCTGTTCAGCCGGGCAGGGCTGTGGCAGCAGGACAGTAGCAGCTGGACAAAGTCCCTCCAGAGGGCAGGTGGTAGAGATGGATAGGACTACAGCTGAGCCCTGTGCCAAGCTTCTgccagcacgcacacacagtgcagAGCCAGTGGATGAGTTCTTCATCTGA